One window of the Maylandia zebra isolate NMK-2024a linkage group LG19, Mzebra_GT3a, whole genome shotgun sequence genome contains the following:
- the cldn11a gene encoding claudin-11a produces MANSCLQLGGFLLSFLGWLGIVIATSTTDWVNICKYGLNTCKKMDELEARGPWAHCVISTGLYHCVSLTQILDLPAYIQTTRALMITGSILGFPAVVMLLMSMPCINLGSEPQSSKNKRAILGGVLILIVAICGLVSTIWFPIGAHREYGLMSFGFSLYSGWVGTIFSLLGGSIVTCSSDSSSSRSYQENNHFYYSKQGGSNPPAAPSTNHAKSAHV; encoded by the exons ATGGCAAACTCTTGTCTCCAACTGGGCGGGTTTCTCCTCAGCTTCCTCGGGTGGCTAGGTATAGTGATCGCCACATCCACCACTGACTGGGTGAATATTTGTAAATACGGTTTAAACACCTGTAAGAAGATGGATGAGCTGGAGGCCAGGGGACCATGGGCGCATTGTGTCATCTCTACAGGGCTCTACCACTGCGTATCCCTTACACAGATCCTGGATCTGCCAG CCTACATCCAGACTACTCGTGCCCTGATGATCACAGGTTCAATCCTCGGTTTCCCAGCAGTGGTTATGCTCCTCATGTCCATGCCCTGCATCAACCTTGGGAGTGAACCCCAGAGCTCCAAGAACAAGCGTGCCATCCTGGGAGGAGTGCTTATACTCATAGTTG CAATCTGCGGTTTGGTGTCCACTATTTGGTTTCCCATTGGGGCCCATCGTGAGTATGGCCTCATGTCATTTGGCTTCTCCCTCTATTCTGGGTGGGTGGGCACTATTTTCAGCCTGCTCGGTGGATCCATCGTCACCTGCTCATCCGATTCCTCCTCGTCTCGCTCCTACCAGGAGAACAACCATTTTTATTACTCCAAACAGGGAGGCAGCAACCCACCAGCTGCGCCCTCCACCAATCATGCCAAAAGCGCCCACGTCTAA